One genomic segment of Deinococcus cellulosilyticus NBRC 106333 = KACC 11606 includes these proteins:
- a CDS encoding tetratricopeptide repeat-containing diguanylate cyclase: MLPSDGTFPPETTAFQTELQQAQLLQELGSPQEALQILCTVPDAHLNVQGWLLKASILHQLLRTTEALEALEKAEQQSDTTETYPFQIKAIEILQALGGYDAARTRQMTLIQSMSHQDERYLPLLLDVCSTLLLQSSLEDFQQVFEGLARLNDLEKARVLKQLGDVMCSVKRYSHGMGLFQQALELVPDTPQNIQQRVEILNGIAGVSTWTAQPQLAIPCYEENIRLFEQSGNLHGQIQQRINIAKVAVNIPRYRYAQQVLEEAIDLAVTHQMPRLAAQAHWMMMNVRTLSREEVLNHLEAYVTSERALQDTADPHEPILLQQELRQHQQNSDFQKSLRLELESAYQKLSALHEERQRLYERLEKQAEEFEHLANTDPLTGLPNRRLFFSQFEREFARVRRTMEHFSVVLMDIDHFKSVNDTYSHKVGDLVLKRVADLLQEDRRGSDLVARYGGEEFVLLLPGADAAGAYTACLRIQHKLKIHLWKDLMPDRNITMSFGICSNTRLASIDQVLMQADEHLYEAKRRGRNCIVSEEPKNE, translated from the coding sequence ATGCTGCCTTCCGATGGGACATTTCCCCCAGAAACCACTGCTTTCCAGACCGAACTGCAGCAGGCACAGCTTTTGCAGGAACTGGGTTCACCTCAGGAAGCGCTGCAGATTCTCTGCACAGTGCCTGATGCCCATCTGAACGTGCAAGGATGGCTTTTGAAAGCCAGCATCTTGCACCAGTTGTTGCGGACCACAGAAGCACTGGAGGCACTGGAAAAAGCCGAGCAGCAATCTGACACCACGGAGACCTACCCCTTCCAGATCAAGGCCATTGAAATCCTGCAGGCCCTCGGAGGATATGATGCGGCCCGGACCCGTCAGATGACCCTCATCCAGTCCATGTCCCATCAGGATGAGCGTTACCTGCCCTTGCTGCTGGATGTGTGCTCCACATTGCTGCTCCAATCCTCACTGGAGGACTTTCAGCAGGTGTTTGAAGGTCTGGCCCGCCTGAATGATCTGGAGAAAGCCAGAGTGCTCAAACAGCTCGGGGACGTGATGTGCTCTGTGAAGCGCTACTCACACGGGATGGGTCTCTTTCAGCAGGCCCTTGAGCTGGTGCCAGACACCCCACAGAACATCCAGCAGCGGGTGGAGATCCTCAACGGCATTGCTGGTGTGAGCACCTGGACGGCACAGCCCCAACTGGCCATTCCCTGCTATGAAGAGAACATTCGCCTCTTTGAGCAGAGTGGCAACCTGCACGGCCAGATCCAGCAGCGCATCAACATCGCCAAGGTGGCTGTCAACATTCCCCGTTACCGTTACGCCCAGCAGGTCCTGGAAGAAGCCATCGATCTGGCCGTCACCCACCAGATGCCCAGACTGGCCGCCCAGGCCCACTGGATGATGATGAACGTGCGAACACTCAGCCGTGAGGAGGTGCTGAACCACCTCGAAGCTTACGTGACTTCTGAGCGGGCCTTGCAGGACACAGCAGACCCCCATGAGCCCATTTTGCTGCAACAGGAACTCAGGCAGCACCAGCAGAACAGCGATTTCCAGAAGTCCCTGCGTCTGGAGCTTGAAAGTGCCTACCAGAAGCTCTCCGCCCTGCACGAAGAACGCCAGCGCCTTTACGAACGTCTGGAAAAGCAGGCAGAGGAGTTTGAGCACCTTGCCAACACCGATCCCCTCACCGGTCTTCCCAACAGACGCCTGTTCTTTTCTCAGTTTGAGCGGGAATTTGCCCGGGTGAGGCGCACCATGGAGCACTTCAGTGTGGTGCTGATGGACATCGACCACTTCAAGAGTGTCAATGACACCTACTCCCACAAAGTTGGGGATCTGGTGCTCAAAAGGGTGGCCGACCTCCTGCAAGAGGACCGCAGAGGCAGCGATCTGGTGGCCCGCTATGGTGGTGAGGAATTCGTCCTGCTGCTGCCCGGAGCAGACGCTGCAGGGGCTTACACGGCCTGCTTGCGCATCCAGCACAAACTGAAAATCCATCTCTGGAAGGACCTGATGCCAGACCGCAACATCACCATGAGTTTTGGCATCTGCTCCAACACCCGGCTGGCCAGCATCGATCAGGTGCTGATGCAGGCAGACGAACACCTGTATGAGGCCAAGAGGCGTGGCCGCAACTGCATCGTCAGTGAGGAGCCCAAGAATGAGTGA
- a CDS encoding helix-turn-helix transcriptional regulator: MKEVLPIPEQPVHPGLILKFECECRGITVEELAVQLEYTLDDLQEVLLGNAPVIPLLALKIERLWELSAGLLISIQKDHDAVHWGSPQS, from the coding sequence TTGAAAGAAGTCCTGCCCATCCCTGAACAGCCAGTGCACCCCGGTCTGATCCTGAAATTCGAATGCGAATGCAGGGGCATCACCGTGGAGGAACTTGCTGTGCAGCTGGAATACACCCTGGACGACCTCCAGGAGGTGCTGCTGGGCAATGCCCCTGTCATCCCACTGCTGGCTCTGAAGATTGAGCGTCTCTGGGAACTCTCGGCAGGCTTGCTGATCAGCATTCAAAAGGACCATGACGCAGTGCACTGGGGTTCACCACAAAGCTGA